The nucleotide sequence tatatatatatatatggagggATGTGCAATGGGGGCCCACCCCTATTGCCATGTGGCCACCCTATCATTCATGTATGGTACGATGTGCATTATAACATGTGAAAATTTATATGTAGTTCTCAATCAGAAATAAAACTTTACATATAGTTCTCATTgataaaaatctttattttcactccCTAATAAATATAATGGATACTAATTTACCTAATCACTCCTGatatttttaagtataaaaaataaaaaaataagtataaCTCTTCttaaattcagcaaattaaactaaaatctagtatattttcaatCAAATTGAGCATAActctttttccacttcaattggatgaaaaatatactagattttctttaaatgatgctcaattaaatggaaaatatactaattttttttaaatagtactaaaattaggaggaattatattaagtaggaagaaagtcgtgctcaatttgatagaaaacatactcgattctaatttaaagtgctgaatttaacaagaattgtactcatttttaaaatttttgtacttaaaaaatattaagggtaattttgatagaaaatatactcgattctagttttaTATGTtgaatttttgtttttctttaaatgatgctcaattaaatggaaaatatactagatttttttaaatagtactgaatttaggaggaattatattaagtatGAAGAaagtcgtgctcaatttgatagaaaacatactcgattctaatttaaagtgctgaatttaagaaattgtactcattttttaaatttttgtacttaaaaaatatgaagggtaattttgatagaaaatatacttgattctagtTTTATATGCTGAATTTAAGaataattatacttatttttgatttttttacctATAAAAATAAGAGAGACAATTATAAAGttatgctcaatttgatagaaaatatactcgattttaatttaaagtgttgaatttaaaaaaaatatatatttattttagactttttgtatctAAAAAATATGCGAAGcgattttgatagaaaatatactcgattctaattaAAGTGctaaatttaaagagaattatacttatttttgaattttttacctAAAAAAATTAGATAATGATATTTATCTAAGggagttaaaataaataaaactttacataTAGAGAGAgtggaattaattttttttaatatagggATAGTTAATATTAtgattagagatttttttttataatatattatataaaatgtttttttattttattttttttaaaaaaaactaaaacaaaaGAATTGCTCCTTTCTCTTGCCACATCAGCAGCAGAGCTCTTGAAACACCATAGATAGCGTCAGTAGAACGTTCGTCAAGCATCGTGGGACCCTCATTGTTCGTACACACAAAAGCAGTTCGACTCCTTCCCTACCCCCTGAACCACACGGCATTATCGACTCGGTCCCACCTGCGAGCGACAATGACCAATGGGGATTAGTTTCCTGCGCGTTCGGTCTCTTGACTGGGACATGAGAGAGAGCCGCGTGACTTCAATCTCGTTCGTAAAGTCCGCCCCACTAGGCACGAACAAGACGTCGCTCACCGACCGCGACCGAAACCGGCCTCCTCGAATTCCTTTTTAATACTATTTTCTGACCTTTTCCGACCCATTTAATTCTCCATCCTGCTCAATTTAGCGTTTGATTTTCTCTGGCAAATCCAATAGTAAAGGCTGCCGTCGACAATAAAACCAGAAGGGAAACTCAAGTTTTTTTTGCTTCTTCTAACGCATTCCATGCGATGTGTAATGACAACGTAAATCGTGGGAAGATTCCCACCTTCGACTTCAACGCCCTTCCCAACCGAAACGCCTTCCcaccctcttctcttctctcttcctcctccggaTTCCAACAGGAAAACGCACCAAAACCCCAACTTTCCCTTCTCTCGTACgataatttttcatatatttttcgccctatttcttttatagtcatCTCGATTTTGTCGGAGTCTGTGTCCTCCGCCAGTACGCCTTGCAATTTCCCTCATCCCAATGTGCGGCACGAATCAGGATTCTTGAGTGCGTATtcgttgtttgtttgtttgtttattttgcctttttaatttttgttgttgTCTCGACTCTCGGATTGATCAAATCCGTTTGTTTCTAATTAAAAACTAGATAAGAGTAGGAACAGACTGTTGTGTAAGAGAAAAAAAACTGATTTTTGGTGGGTTTGTTTATATTCAGCTTCTAATTTTTCTGCCTCCAAGGACACGAGTGGTTGTTCCGAAAACCCTAAAAAGCTCCGTCTCCTCCGCGTAGTTGGATTTCCTCGAATCACGACCGGTCTGCAGGTGAAACTTCGTTTTCCCATATATTACTTTGTTTCCattatttttcttctctctttgttttgttttgttttgttttattaacGAATTAGCGTGTCTTGTTGACAATGGCAAGCATACATAAGATCTTCCATGTTGGGCACGGCTTCTTAGCTTTATCTCCATGTGTTTTGCTAATCTTCTTTCGAATGTTCCTTGCACTTACTCTCTTTCTGCCGCAATACTCTCGTTCTCTACAGCTCAGTTTATATACTGAAAATTTTAGTTTGATCTACTATATTCCAAATAAATTTGGTGTGGCCTTTTATCTTAAATCTCCTTGAATGATTCTATCAACTGCAGATTTTCTTATAATTGTTCATGTGTTCCCTTTGTAATCTTGTATCGCTTAATCCTAATTACCACCATTTTGGCAAGAAAGACAAGGGTACTGAACTGCCGTTCTTTTTTGTTTTGCTTATCTATGACTTCAAATAGCTGATGCAGAACCTTTTTGTGACAGATTTATGGTTATGGCGGTGCTGCCATCATCAATGTAGTTTCATTTGAAGACAGCACTTGATGGATACATGTAAAGTTGAGCCCCTTGCGGCAACAGCAAAGACGAAGCCCATTAGGACTGAAGATAATCCCAGGTTAGCATTTTTGTCTCCAGAGAAGAATGGTGCCATCCAAAGCAGGCAAAAGCCCCGGAATGTTGCTTCTAGGTACATGAATGGTATTTCTTCAACTGTATCAACTTCCAGTACACCAAGACGATTCTCCTCTCCAATTGCCAGTCACAGTCACACGACCCCTGCACCCTGGGTGCCAATGCCTAAACGATCTCAATCGGCTGAGAGGAGAAGAGCAGGAACCCCTTCATCAAATATTTCTGCACGGCCTTCCCTATCTAGGCCTTCTACTCCATCATCCCCATCTTCTAGGTCAGCAACTCCAGTACGAGATGTTGTTACAGAAGTTCACAATACCGCAAGACAATTACCCAACAACAAGGCTCTTGATGGCTTGTGGCCTTCAATCCGAAGCCTATCTTCTTCTTTCCAGTCAGAATCTCTTGCAGTTTCAGTTAGCAAGAGAGAAAAGCTGGTTGCAAAATCCTCATCAGTGAAATCAATCAATTCACCATCAAATGTGGTATCTGAGAGAAAGAGGACTCCTCTAAGAGGAAGAAACACATCTAACCAATTAGAGAATTTAACACCACGAGAAAACTCAAACACTAAGGTTATAGATCGACATCGGTGGCCTTCCATGATGGGCGGGAGGCTATCTGCAAATGGAAGTGTGGATCTTTCTGATAAGGTAAGTAGATCTGCTAGGAGAGTTGCCTCACAAAGGATTTCCTCTAATAAGACAGACCTCACATCCAGTAGTGCATCCAGACATCCCGAGATCTCACTATCTAATGCAGCTGAGCAGTCATTTAATGATGAACGTGGAAGACTGGAACAAAATGCCAAACCATTTGTGAATTCTCCATCTCAAGGTACAATGAGATCCTCATCTATGACACATTCAACTAGTACTCAGTCATCATCCATCCCAAGTCTGTGGTGCCCTTCATCACCAAGGACTCAGTCAGCAGTCAACCCAGGTTTGCGGCACTCTTCATTGTCAAGTACTCGGTCATCAATCGTCCCAGGTTTGCTGCGCCCTTCATCACCAAGTAAAGTTTTATCAACATCTACATCTAGGAGTATGCTGAGTCCTTTGAGGACGAGAGCATCTACTCCAGTGTCATTGTCAAGCAATGTTACTAACACACTGGGTGGCACATCCTCCATCTTTAAGTGCAAATCGTATGGGCAAAGAGAAAAATTGGGTGCAAGTGACATAGAAGATGCTCATCAACTAAAGTTGCTGTATAGTACAAGTTTGCAGTGGCGCTTTATTAATGCCCAAACAAATGAGACATTATCAATTCAAAGGACGAGGACAGAGGTATGGATTTGGGTACACATGATATAATCTTATAAACATTTCTCATATATAGCTTTGCACTATAGGTAACTCGGCCAACTATTTTTCAGCCACATTATTCTAGTGTGGATGACATTGTAAGGGTAAAATACTAACTGCATCATGATTGTTTCAGATTATGTGTAATTTTTTCGCTTGAATTTGTTATGCATAGTTATTGTAAACTTTCACGCTTTCTTGTTTTTTTGGGGATTAT is from Zingiber officinale cultivar Zhangliang chromosome 7B, Zo_v1.1, whole genome shotgun sequence and encodes:
- the LOC122005124 gene encoding AUGMIN subunit 8-like isoform X2, which encodes MDTCKVEPLAATAKTKPIRTEDNPRLAFLSPEKNGAIQSRQKPRNVASRYMNGISSTVSTSSTPRRFSSPIASHSHTTPAPWVPMPKRSQSAERRRAGTPSSNISARPSLSRPSTPSSPSSRSATPVRDVVTEVHNTARQLPNNKALDGLWPSIRSLSSSFQSESLAVSVSKREKLVAKSSSVKSINSPSNVVSERKRTPLRGRNTSNQLENLTPRENSNTKVIDRHRWPSMMGGRLSANGSVDLSDKVSRSARRVASQRISSNKTDLTSSSASRHPEISLSNAAEQSFNDERGRLEQNAKPFVNSPSQGTMRSSSMTHSTSTQSSSIPSLWCPSSPRTQSAVNPGLRHSSLSSTRSSIVPGLLRPSSPSKVLSTSTSRSMLSPLRTRASTPVSLSSNVTNTLGGTSSIFKCKSYGQREKLGASDIEDAHQLKLLYSTSLQWRFINAQTNETLSIQRTRTENVLRSVWNNISILHNSVLMKRIDVQQLQQEMKLGVILMGQMMSLEQWAALEKEHCSYLSVVIEALNTSILRLPVMEGAKADVIDMKNAVSSAVDMLHAIGSSIFRLLSKNVQSPNFLNLMLSQQKKNSCLMNAESY
- the LOC122005124 gene encoding AUGMIN subunit 8-like isoform X1, whose product is MDTCKVEPLAATAKTKPIRTEDNPRLAFLSPEKNGAIQSRQKPRNVASRYMNGISSTVSTSSTPRRFSSPIASHSHTTPAPWVPMPKRSQSAERRRAGTPSSNISARPSLSRPSTPSSPSSRSATPVRDVVTEVHNTARQLPNNKALDGLWPSIRSLSSSFQSESLAVSVSKREKLVAKSSSVKSINSPSNVVSERKRTPLRGRNTSNQLENLTPRENSNTKVIDRHRWPSMMGGRLSANGSVDLSDKVSRSARRVASQRISSNKTDLTSSSASRHPEISLSNAAEQSFNDERGRLEQNAKPFVNSPSQGTMRSSSMTHSTSTQSSSIPSLWCPSSPRTQSAVNPGLRHSSLSSTRSSIVPGLLRPSSPSKVLSTSTSRSMLSPLRTRASTPVSLSSNVTNTLGGTSSIFKCKSYGQREKLGASDIEDAHQLKLLYSTSLQWRFINAQTNETLSIQRTRTENVLRSVWNNISILHNSVLMKRIDVQQLQQEMKLGVILMGQMMSLEQWAALEKEHCSYLSVVIEALNTSILRLPVMEGAKADVIDMKNAVSSAVDMLHAIGSSIFRLLSKIECTKSQLSELDAVTAKEKFMLDECRELLTSAAAIQVEESSLRAQLMLLRNDARNLNQTVRWS